A window of the Acanthochromis polyacanthus isolate Apoly-LR-REF ecotype Palm Island chromosome 10, KAUST_Apoly_ChrSc, whole genome shotgun sequence genome harbors these coding sequences:
- the zic3 gene encoding zinc finger protein ZIC 3, with protein sequence MTMLLDSGPQFASLGVGGFGTPRHHEIGNRDPSLGLNPFTDSSHSAAFKISPVAHDIASSQTSAFTPQATGYAAALGHTHGGQVGSYGGGAFNSTRDFLFRNRSVGESTAPSAQHGIFAASAGSLHGPPGITDNPGHLLFPGLHDQGVSHTSSSGHVVNSQMHLGLRGDIFGRPDPYRPVASPRTDPYGAQLHNYNHPINMNMGMNVPTHHGPGAFFRYMRQPIKQELSCKWIDENQMNRPKKTCDRTFSTMHEMVTHVSMEHVGGPEQSNHICYWEDCPREGKSFKAKYKLVNHIRVHTGEKPFPCPFPGCGKIFARSENLKIHKRTHTGEKPFKCEFDGCDRRFANSSDRKKHMHVHTSDKPYICKVCDKSYTHPSSLRKHMKVHESQGSESSPAASSGYESSTPPVLVSASTEDPTKTPPSAVQNTPGHSEGLAPNFNEWYV encoded by the exons ATGACTATGCTTCTTGATAGCGGTCCGCAGTTTGCATCGTTAGGAGTGGGAGGTTTCGGGACACCGCGGCACCACGAAATCGGGAACAGAGACCCGAGTCTGGGGCTGAATCCCTTCACTGATTCCTCCCACTCCGCAGCTTTCAAAATCAGCCCCGTGGCTCACGATATCGCTTCCAGCCAGACATCAGCTTTCACCCCGCAAGCCACTGGATATGCAGCTGCCCTGGGACACACTCACGGCGGGCAGGTGGGCTCGTACGGCGGGGGAGCGTTCAATTCAACACGGGACTTTCTCTTCCGGAACCGGAGCGTTGGAGAATCCACAGCGCCGAGCGCCCAGCATGGGATCTTTGCAGCTTCGGCGGGGAGCCTCCACGGGCCGCCGGGGATCACCGATAACCCCGGACATTTGCTGTTTCCAGGACTTCACGACCAGGGAGTGAGCCACACTTCATCCAGCGGACATGTAGTAAACAGCCAAATGCATCTTGGCTTACGCGGGGACATTTTCGGAAGACCTGATCCATATCGTCCGGTGGCCAGCCCCCGGACGGACCCCTACGGGGCTCAGCTCCACAACTACAACCACCCTATCAATATGAACATGGGTATGAATGTGCCGACACACCACGGTCCAGGGGCCTTCTTTAGATACATGAGGCAACCGATTAAACAAGAATTATCCTGCAAATGGATAGACGAGAACCAGATGAACAGACCCAAAAAGACTTGCGACAGGACTTTCAGCACCATGCATGAGATGGTCACTCATGTGTCCATGGAACACGTCGGCGGCCCCGAGCAGAGCAACCACATCTGCTACTGGGAGGACTGTCCGAGAGAAGGGAAATCTTTTAAGGCCAAGTACAAACTCGTCAACCACATCCGTGTGCACACGGGCGAAAAACCGTTCCCATGCCCGTTCCCCGGATGTGGGAAAATATTCGCCAGGTCGGAGAATTTGAAAATCCACAAAAGAACACATACAG GTGAGAAGCCGTTTAAGTGTGAATTTGATGGCTGTGACAGACGCTTCGCCAACAGCAGCGACAGGAAAAAGcacatgcatgtgcacacatCAGACAAGCCATACATCTGCAAAGTGTGCGACAAGTCCTACACACACCCCAGCTCTCTCAGGAAACACATGAAG GTACACGAGTCTCAAGGATCCGAATCGTCCCCTGCAGCAAGCTCTGGATACGAGTCGTCCACACCGCCGGTGCTGGTCTCAGCCAGCACTGAGGACCCGACAAAAACACCGCCGTCAGCCGTGCAAAACACGCCTGGTCACAGCGAAGGACTGGCACCCAACTTTAATGAATGGTACGTTTGA